GACCTTTCGAAGTTGAGCTTCTGGTTCGCGTCGATGTTGAACTTGCTCGCGACTCCCTCCTGATTGTCCCTCGGAGTCCCCTTGGCCTCGACGCTGGTGTCGACACTCTCCTGGGGAGTGTCCGGCGCCTCCGGCTCAAAGGACGGGGTCTTCGAAGCGGAGTCATTGGTCAACTTCGTTGAGGACCTTGAGAACGCATGGGACGACCTGGATGAGAACCTTCCCGAATAACTCGGTTTCCTCTCGTCGGACTCGAGGTTCCTCACGAACTCGTCGTTCTGGTAGAAGGCCTCCTGCACACTTCCGTCCCTCTTCACTATCTTAAAGTTTCCTGACATCTTCCCCTCTCGGTAGTAGCCCTTGTGCGTGATGAAGTCTCCGCTCCTCCAGGTCGTCGTTCCGTGTCCGTGTTTCAGGCCGTTTCTAAAGCCTCCCGTGTACGTCTCTCCGTGCGGCCACTGCATCTTTCCGATGCCTGTTAtcatgttgttgttgaagtGCCCCTCGTAATGCGTTCCGTCCGACTTTTTCAGTTCTCCGTGGCCCGACCGCTTATTGTGCCTGAGTTGCGTTATTAACCCTTTACCTTAACTCTTGCATACGATAACTATGATTCTAATGGCTACATTCTTACTTAAAGTTGCCCATAAACACGGTTCCGTCGTTGAACCTCTCCACTCCGTATCCGTGTCTAGAACCGTAGCTCCATGATCCATCATAgctatatttatttgttattttcatGGGTTTACTATGTGTATGTATCCTAAGtcacttacacatctcCGTTTTTGAACTGGAGTATGCCCTTGCCGTGCCTCTTCCCTCCTGAGTACATGCCCTTATACAGGTCTCCACTTAGCGTGAGCATCTCTCCGGGTCCTATGCGTGTTTTAGCCATGTTTTATGAGTgtgtgttaaatttaagctAGTTTACCTTCAAATTGTCCATTGCAAAAGCCGCCTATGTACTGCGAACCGTTCACCAAGAACAAATGGCCAGTTCCGTCATAAACATTGttctaaacatttttattcacattATGAAGTAGTTTATATGTGACTATGAGTCTATTCGGTGTGAATACGATATCCTTCATAAATTGTCATACCTTCCATTCCCCAAAGTAAACGGTACCGTCAGGGATTAAAACAGGCGGCAACCGCACTCTATCCTCAGGATTGTTTGCTCTAAAGAGTTTTTCGAGAGGCCTGACTGGTATTTTCAGTTCCCTAGACAATTTTTCAAGATCCCACTTATTAGGCTCTGTGGTCCCGAAAGcagataaaacaaatttatgaTCGGCCTTCTCAAGGATAAATTGttctaaaaaatattatatatgcGTATGTGTCGGCGTGTTTCAGTAAAAAGAAGGTGGTTTTAGCAAATTTGAGAGTATGTGAATATCAATGAGCTAAATTCTTACCAACAAGTGACCGTTCTTCAGGAGGAGTGAATTTGAGAAAGCTTGTGGGTTTTGTAACCGCTGCGAATCTGGGTTTTGAACAAAGGGTAcccatttattaaaacaacaattGTTAAATGACTACGAgattaatgtaaatttttatatgtaGAAGATACTGTTTTAAATAGTAACGAGgtgttaaaaatacattgtagacgaaaaaacaaaagggTTCAGAGAAACAGTGTATAATTATACTACAtcacatttaatttaccaCACTAAAATACTGAATCCTGAATCTAGGTCAATCCACAAAGTATTTGGTTTCCTTCTTTcgatttaattatatttaaaattgtgttttatttatatcatgCTTTTGTTAGTTTCTGTTTTAGTTTCTAACAATTTATCATGCCGCTTTCTTGAATCGCACACTATCACTTTTTTAGACTTTCAGTGATAGTCTTTGTTATAAATTGGACCTTTGACCTCATTTGTCCGtgtttaaatgtaaataatttgttaagAATCTTCAGTTAAGGCCATTGTAGATGAATGATAACAAAAATAGCAACTCTTCCTACTGGAGCAGGTTTTTGGGCTTTCTTTACGAGTATAGAAACGATTTTAAGATTATCGCATTTATCGCAGCTTACCATTACTTTCAAAAGTACGCCTGTAAGCCCAAAGCGCCTCAATTTGGTACGTTTCTTGCACATAAATCACGGTTCAGACGACTCTGATGTTCCCGAATCGTGCCCGGGGCCAGGCACAGAGAAGGCAGGTACGCTAAGCGGACTAAAATGGCgctttaattatttttaggcCGGAGCGCTTCATGCGAAGGCTGCCCTAATAAGGCCTTCTGCTCCTCCAGTAACCCTAATACTGAGGATGCTGGGACCAAAAACTGCCTGAGGAACGTCGAGAACATTATAATCGTAGCCTCTGGCAAGGGCGGAGTCGGCAAGTCCACGGTGGCCACACAGCTGGCGTTCTCGCTGGACCGCCTCGGCAAGAAGGTGGGCCTGCTGGACGTCGACATCACGGGCCCCTCAGTGCCCTCGATGACGGGGACCACGGGCGAGGAGGTCTTCGAGTCGCTCCTCGGCTGGACCCCAGTCTACGTCGACAACCTCAGCGTCATGTCGATCGGGTAC
The sequence above is a segment of the Theileria orientalis strain Shintoku DNA, chromosome 3, complete genome genome. Coding sequences within it:
- a CDS encoding nucleotide binding protein 2, whose product is MITKIATLPTGAGFWAFFTSIETILRLSHLSQLTITFKSTPVSPKRLNLVRFLHINHGSDDSDVPESCPGPGTEKAGRSASCEGCPNKAFCSSSNPNTEDAGTKNCLRNVENIIIVASGKGGVGKSTVATQLAFSLDRLGKKVGLLDVDITGPSVPSMTGTTGEEVFESLLGWTPVYVDNLSVMSIGYLMSDHESSISWRGAKKDALIKKFLTSVNWGELDYLVIDTPPGTSDEHITLVNTLKTLVKDGSGFRRVRSILVTTPQKRALDDAKRSAQFCNDLGVEILMLVENMANSFFDKFGSERRPGDGSAGNSRLMLEVCDRYNIRRHVRVDSDPAITEAGESGSFVAENNPFMAIARSILEM
- a CDS encoding phosphatidylinositol-4-phosphate 5-kinase — encoded protein: MGTLCSKPRFAAVTKPTSFLKFTPPEERSLVEQFILEKADHKFVLSAFGTTEPNKWDLEKLSRELKIPVRPLEKLFRANNPEDRVRLPPVLIPDGTVYFGEWKNNVYDGTGHLFLVNGSQYIGGFCNGQFEGPGEMLTLSGDLYKGMYSGGKRHGKGILQFKNGDVYDGSWSYGSRHGYGVERFNDGTVFMGNFKHNKRSGHGELKKSDGTHYEGHFNNNMITGIGKMQWPHGETYTGGFRNGLKHGHGTTTWRSGDFITHKGYYREGKMSGNFKIVKRDGSVQEAFYQNDEFVRNLESDERKPSYSGRFSSRSSHAFSRSSTKLTNDSASKTPPGYKKTAYGRVNHRDSHEFPGAHPVEHNGHPPAHHYANEHGNHSNHGNHGNYGNNGNQISNGSHRSLSSHSDQMSNGGHATNGNQVDQGNQDNHGNQGSHRSHEFEADGDGDHAGSHVPYRKPRFTPRGRHTARPFRARRGSSRYTT